The following is a genomic window from Mya arenaria isolate MELC-2E11 chromosome 4, ASM2691426v1.
CGATGTGAGTTTTCAATTAATGAGAATGttgataattaaattaaataaaatataacatgattGATATCTTTAAAGAGGCCATATATTTTAGCAAGTTTTATATACATAGTTTTGACCTAAAAGACTTATAATTTACCTACAAATTTTATGCAGCTTAACAGCAATATAAATATTGCCCTGATATGACTGAATGTTTTGACGTATGAACAAACAATGCTGGAAAAGGTTTGTGTGTACTCTAGAACTGACGGGCGTTCAGCTAGTGTTGCAAAGGTCCCAGTAATAACTCTCTGAAGCCCAAAATTGTAGGACCCCCACCCGCATACCTTGAGGCTTTCTCCGGGCTTGGGTTTTCCCCATCTCCGTTTCTTCACCTTTGGCACCTGTAGCGAGATTGACTGTACCGACATAATTGGGCCGTGCCTCCGGCCGCACGCCCCGCGTCCACTAGTACTTGCAAATGTACGTTCTACACGGGAGGTCTATATTTTATATCCTCTCTGCAAACAACCTTACATGTATACACTAACACTCATATTTCCCTTTGTtcacaacttttgttttaatttttgaatgacGATACACCCTTTTTTGCGTAAAAtgacaattgcatttttattgtGCGCTATGTGCATATATGAAACCCACGGGATAATAAACTTTATTTCCATTGGTCTTTACAATTCATCACCATTAGCACCAAATGCTCACAAACAAATAGTTACTCCACCAGTGGTTTACCTCGGTATGTCCGGCACGTCCAGCGCCGATCTTTACCCagcattaatttaaataatatcaatattcCGTGGTTACTGTCGTGACTTGTCCCAGTTGGGAAGCTATTGGTTTTCCCTTCAAATCTTCTAAGCACTGAAAACTCATTTCCAAGCCCAGGCAACAGTTTGCTTTGATTGCCAAATTGTAATTGAATTTTTCTATTTTCCTTTTACGTCGCAAATGCCTTTTTTTCTTCTGCAATAGAATTCGCTCCTGCGTATGTGTGTACCAAATAAGAACATGTGCAcgttttgaattatttacaCCATGTGTTTAACTAGTACTTGACCTCACAAAACTGCAATCATATTTTCTCAGCAAATTTCCTCCGGATATTTAGAATTTACGTGATCTTGACGATGACAAAGCCCAACTAAAAGTTCCATCATTTGATGTAATAATTATTGCCATTTTTCTCGGACCGGGACGAGACCGACAATCCAGAGTTTACGATCAAGCATTATTGCTCTCAATTCCGTAATAAAAGCAAATCTATAGCCAAATCACATTTGCACCCCAAGCATTTTTCATCCGCGCGATGTGTTATTGAAAACCTATACGATAAACAATCTCTCAGTTTCGtataaaatgcatgtacatgttttttttctaaaacttgtTGCAGGAGTGTCTGGAGAGAATGATATACTTACTAGAGCATCGTTTATATTTGGTATTTCTGACCCAGACGGCCACCGGTGTGGCTTATCGTCCAAACTCATACAAAAACATGAAGAAAACATTATGTAGGAGGTGACAGAATTGCACAACATTGCAAAAGTGTTTGTGAAGATTCTTAGAAGACCCCGTACATTGCCTATTCTGGTGAAGTGTACATCAGTCGTTtaagtagttttatttataaacaagttaaaaacgATACAATAAACAATGATCGTATGTATGTTATCAGTGTAATGATGTCCACATCTAATATATTTAGACATAGTTAGGGTTCCCTTGATGTAGGTGCTAGCTTGTGCCTGTTGTTTCCTGCTGGTAATTTTGTGGTGAACACAGGTGAGTCTCTCAcattatatagaaataaaagacTCGTTTGAACTTCTTTGTTATTGAACTGTTATTTTGTTACTTTGCAAAGCACAGGTGCATACGCTCTatgaataataaaaagcatataggatgcattatttgaaaaacaaaatcaaattgtaAATTTTCACCCAGATCTGTCTGCTTCGAACCCCCTTCACATGATAGATAACGCCACAAGAACAATACATTCACATAGGAGCCAAAATATCAGCGGTTTTCGCTACCTTTCGTCGACTTCGAATACATAACACCAGTTTCAAGATGTTTCTAGACAACGAATAAAGTTCACCAAGTACAGCGTGTCAATTCTGTGTAAACACGGAGCGCGCATGTGTAATATATCCCTCGTCTATCATTAATCAGCAGCATCATGTTTATTGTTGATGATGGAGGATCGGTTTATTAATCGCCTTTGATATATTTCAGGAATGTTTCCATGAGGATGGCGATGATACCAGCTTCCAGGCTGCCCACTTCCTATAGTTGCGACAAACGTCGTTTGCATCCGATATCCTCAAGTTGGAATAACACACTTAACGactacaaaaaacaaacaatccggatactattttttttagttttgttttcatgGAAAAGTTTACAATTGGATTTTTATTGACACGAGTCTCTCCGACTCTGCCCAACGCCAAGGGGACTTTCTAAGGAAACAGTCAATTcgtgtttttgttgaaaattctTTTGATTTTTTCCGATATGTGAAATTAACAGCATTACAAAACTggtgaaaagaaataaaaagaagtgTTGGTTCAAAACATAGCTTTATTAAGTTTGTAAACACAAGCATTTTGTACATGTTGTGAATAATGATGGGAGGgaacaataaatatacatgaatgGTGATGAATGATAACGAATGTagcaataaaaatgtattatgctgtcacaaaaaataatgttcaacgCTCTGTTGCGCCAACAAACCATTGGCTACAACGCAAATCAACATGTTATGTGGTATACGATTTATGACATAATTGGGGTAATTCATTAACATCCATAAACGGGACCaatttaatttgatgtttttctGTGAAAATGTCAATGTCATGCGTAACTACTCTTTATctcacaaaatatatattttattataaccaACATGATCTTTTATCGTTCTTTCgctttcaaataaaatacatggtTTGCTGTCATAGCCTATTGTTATCCGActttgtattgttatgttgccGTATTTGTGTGGAGTTATCCTCACAACATCAATACGCCTAAGGAATGAATGCAAATTCGCTTTTTAAAATTGTAGCTGATATttgtgaccccccccccccccccttgctGTATGTGGGAACACAGGCTGGCTGGTCCAATAAAGCACGGAGCGCTGCTGTCACCCTGACCAAGATCAGACCAACATATCGTAATAAATCGCccagatattgaaatgttttgtttaacgTCCCTCATCTTTGAATCCCTTCTACGTTATTGTGTCCGCATATCGGTAATTTTcgatatgcattattttatttcaaattgatttgATGTCAAATGTTAGAACATTTTTACTGTGCTGTCTTCGTTGCTGTTGTTATTGTACTTGTTATTTTAGcaattgctgttgttgttgttgttgtttgtgtcgGGTCATTTACTATCTTAACCTTCCTTGTGTTAGTGTCATTTTTTGATGTTTCTTTCGACAGCACCGTATACATTATATTCCATTACTTTATATccatttcaactgaaatagttCACCATTTGGAAACTACTCTTTACGGTAAATGTTATGGCACAAAACGcagtaatataattaattattgtatttttcatcttgtttttttttgttagaaggagatgttcattttaattaaacgaCTGGAATAAAAGTTGTAAGGACATTGTTGGTAATACGGTGAAAAAACGCCAATGAATACCGACAGTTATCACAAGTTGGagtgttttaaaaaagtcaacaaagtctataaaacaaaattgcacTGAGCCGGCATATGTTCGGCGTCTAATAGTTTACGTTGATCACAGTATCCAGAGGCTTACAGCGGTATATTTCAatctgaaaagaaataaaagttcTAAAATAACAAACCCTTCCATCTGTTTTAACTGTTATTTGTTCTGGAAAATGCAAAAAGACCTTCGAAATTGCTACTAGGAAATAACCGGTTTATCAGTCCATAATTACGAAGATAGTTACCTCGTCCATGAGTCCGATAAAACCACTGAATCCCATGACGTCGGCGTATCCAAACTGGAAGCCACAAGAGGTCTGCTTGAGATCGCCGACACACCAGTCTCTTTTGACGGCGCCACACACACGGCCCTCAATCTTTACTCCGTCGAACACGTAGATCACGTCTGTCCATGGCTTGTTCTAGAACATACCAGGAAAATAACTCACACGATGATATGGGACGTACATACATGATTCTCTTAAGTATAGTTATAGGTAGGTgcgcatacatgtatttcaaagattttttaacTTCTATGCAATACCAAAAATCGATacaacatattataaatttaacGATAAAACGAGAATTTCCAGTTTAGCTATCAAGGCTGTGATAGAGCAACTGAATTTGGCAACACTTACTATAATGGCGAAGTTGATTGTGGTATTCATGCGGACTGAAGTTGCGCCCATATTCATGAAGTGCTGAGTTTGTTTTTTAGCCTGCCCCTTCATCTGTCCCTTCACCTTGAGTATCAGCACGGTTGCTTCCTCCCCGCAGTGACCGTTCGTGAAGAGCGCTTGCATTGGCTTCCGGTAACCTCTGCGAGCGTCTTCCCTGGTTGCGAGACGACGGCGGATTAGCGATAAGTTAATagcaatacattttataatcaGTTATTATgcataatattttgaacatcAATGCGCTTGTACATAGgttatcattaattttgttgttttcttacctgattttaaatttgatgatGAGGTTGCCCTCGTCATGTTCGCTTGGCCTCAAAGGTTGCACGAGAAGTTTTGAGTCCCCTCTAAAGTAGGCGGCACCCGCATGTGTAATCACATTCTCCCCTCTGACGTCGTAATTGTTCCCAGAAACGTCACGTATTGTTCCATCGTCAAACGTCATCTTAACGTCAGGCTTGCATACTAATATTAGTAAAAAAGAACGATTTAATTTACATAACACCGTTTATCACACATTCCTTAGCAACAGAATTATGACAACGCGTAATAACAGTATAAGTTCATTGAGAATTAATATCTATTTCTAATTGTTGTTCAACGTGTATACAACATCCCGTTACAATTGTATctataaatatgcatgtttCCACCAgcattaatacatattttacatatacaGTTTTGTATTCTGAGGAAAAGTCGGAAGGCCTACCTCTGCCGACTTTGACGAGGCCCGTGATGGAACAGTCACAGTCAGCAGCACTGAACATCCGGCCGCTGGGACACCTCTCAGTCACCCACTTTCCGTTGTCCGTGTACTGCTGGTACTTAGTAGGCGCCCCAGAAATAGGCCGCTGCTTGCAACCTGGTGATCAAGAGCGAATATCAACAATTGATGAAGTGTATAAATGTCTGCTCCAAAGTGGAGAAGCTTGGTGAAGATGTCATTCGTGTTACTATTTTATCATAGTGTAAATAACTAAAACTTATGTTTCGAATATAGAGCAGACGCTCCAACTGTTCCATATCATGTAGATACGTTATTGTAGTGCAGACGCTCCAACTGTTCCATATCATGTAGATACATTATTGTAGTGCAGACGCTCCAACTGTTCCATGTCATGTAGATACATTATTGTTCGTTTTCTGTCTATTTTAAGATGCGACAGATGGCGTCTGATGACCATGAACTACTAGAGGTTACGAATAGGCGATAATGTAATCTGTGACGCATGATTAACAATCTTGGTATGTACGAATACTAACAGTGATAATACCGCGATATTTTCAGTAATCAGTTTGAAGACATTGATTTATTAGAATAGTGTATACATTTCCTTATagtcaaattattatttcagtACAGTCATATAAACAATGACAAAGTGCAAATAGGTATACATCAAGGTCACCGAAGTCCTCAAGCTGTTTGAGTGTTTAGAGATATGGACGATGTATCATTTATTCTGCTTTCCCAGATGAACATGTGAAATCCTAACGAAAGAAATTTGATACCCAGCAAAAGCTCGAGACCAAAAAAGGCTTACAAGAGTAATTCCATAATTCAATTCCTGACACTTAGATTTCGGTTCACACATCATCGTGTCATATCATCACATAACATTCACCTCCTCTCATAATGCAGAGttaaattgttgtaaaactatatagaaaaatatattattcaacaGTAGTTATTACTCTAACTGACCATGTACATGAAACCCTGAGCTAGTACCCTAACCAATGTGCCATGGTGCTTAGATCGATTTCGTATATAGTACTAAGAGTTGGTTTCAATGGCAAAATAAGCCACATTAACAAATGAAGATTTTTATTATGGTATGACCTGAAGAGATAATTACCTGGAACGCGATCCTCAAATGGGCACATGTCCGTGCAAGATGCGCTATCGATGCAGCCCCGTCTCGGGTGGAATCCCTGTCCCTTGGGGCAGCAGCGCGCGTGCGGCTTTCCATCAACACACTCGTAGTAGGCGCCACACCTGTTAGGGTCCTTGTGCTTGTAGAATGGCGCTCCCTTCTTGCAAAGATCTGAAACATAATACCCATACAGGTATTATACGTATTTTCACCGGTCATAAAACAATTTACTCTTTCGTTGTTGCGACTACGCCATGCAAAAGTGACAGAAAGCATCTAGTGCTTGACCATTTATATTATACGTTAAGCATGATTGTCTGTGTACCGATCAGAACGAGCACTCATTTGGTTTATAGTAAACATGTAAATTGCGTTGCACATTGATGTTGTATTTATATCCGAACTGAATGTAGAAAACAGTTTTGATGACTTTGGGCAGGAGTTGACTTTTAAGTGTGTATCCGTGGTACTGTTAACACACATGGTATAAGTCAGTATACAGTTCACTTATTATAGTATGTTCGGAACTTCATCACTTATAATGTAGGATGTCCCGAGAAAATCTTAATTCGCTTTATGCTAGATgtgttaaacaaacaaaacgacaATACATGTTACTGTTTGTACATGAACAAGCCGTCTGCGGCCGTAATCAGACTTGAAATCTAGAAATCTTGACTCAGAGCACACTATGCGAAATTCGATTGTCTAACATCAATCTTGAGCCTCGCTCTACAAACATTTGTCGTTGTTAGCCCAGACGTGAACATTTCTTTATAGGAAACCAGAACATGAACATGCATCAACACTGGGAATCATTCAGGGGAGCGCTTAAAATGTTTACGGAAGCTTTCACAGACAAAGCATCATACATTTAATTTGTCActggaaaaaaaatagaaataatatcaTCTAACATTTGATAAACTGTACCTTCGAATCTGAATCATTCGTATACGCAAATAGACGGCTGTAAACgaatgtttaatcatttattgttCCCAGAAATTCATACACGCTAGAAATTATTTGTTCGTCCAAATAAGCGCACATCTTTTGGGTAAAGCGTcggatttttataaaaaaagattgaaTGTTGTTGGCCAATTGATGAGTGTCATGATCAGGAGACGGCCTGCATATTGTCCCGGACCTAGGGCCGATCGATTGATGGCGTGGGCCGGGCCGATCGATTGATGGCGTGGGCCGGGCCGATCGATTGATGGCGTGGGCCGGGCCGATCGATTGATGGCGTGGGCCGGGACATTTGCCTTACTTAATTTTGCGGTCCCAACTAGCAAGAACTGCAAAAAATGATTGACGTTTTCTCAGACTTGTATTGCTAAGTTTTATTGCAACTTTGTCAAGTTGTCGACCTCTAACTACTCACAAATGCGTCATCTTCATCAAAGTTTACGACAACTAAATAGTGAAGTGATTGACAGAACGGTACAGTCATTCTTAACCTTAAGAGTCTTCCACAGTGCAACAGTCGCTTGAAGGACCGaaacataaaaagtttaaaaaatgacatttttagttagttttgaggttcaatatttagcaagcataatacatatatccgttgcaacatgtatAGCTGTAGTTAAGAGCTGTCATTTACGAACGCCTTTTACCGCAGACTTCATCAGATTTctaataaaaaagcatttgcatttccCGGAAAAGgctttttacaaaatgaatatgtgtttgtgtcaaaatggtcaattatatccaatcaacaatgtctttatGCTTTGAGGTGATTCGAgcctttttaaagaaatatatttgcatttaactAACCATGGGTCTTTACTAAAGATCATGTCACAAAGGATATATGTTTTACCCTATAACGATTGTTCCCAATATCGtaacaaaacatgttcttttaaaacgtgtttttatttttggcctCTGCACGTACTTTTGTACTGTGGTAGGCCCTTAAATTTGTTCCAGCTACACGGCTGAATATTTATTGGCTTTGGAACCTGAATTATTCACACAGATCTCTACACTTTATTCTTAAATGGAAAATGCCACTCCAAAATGTCTAACATGGAATAATATACTTCATACATTTACATTAACCTAAACATATTAACAAGCGGTAGACCTTGGAGACAACTCAAGAGGTTTTATGGTGTTTGACTGAGAGGCTACgctgttattattttataagaaatacaaTCTTCTGCGAAATTATGGCCTTGCAGTTGATTTGTCCGATAATGTTTCCTATGAAATACTgtctatttttcacaaattaGTATTTTCCACGATATTCGAGATGGCATTGACGGCAGAACTAAATTGCTAAACGTTCGATGTTCTTGAATTGTAACtagctttatttgaaatactatCTAAGAATACTACAACTTTGAATACATTGACCAACCAATTGTTGAGACAAATCATATTCGACTCGATTCCAGTACGTGCAAATACGTGCACGATGTATCCTGCGATTCACGTGCCCAAACATGTCCCAGTCAACGCAATGTGCGAGGCACCTCCGCATTTAATCCCCTCTTGTTATTTAACGCTTTAGGTAGACTTGTCATATTTGACCAAGCTTTGTAAGCAAGTTAAACAGAGTTAAAGCCGATGCAGCATGTATATTGACGTGTCTGGGCTTAATTTCGGTTAGCCAGAATTATTTTGTTCTCTACCGCTTAGTGGTTTATTAAACCAGCGATTCTTTCGTCATCCCTAACCACCAAAAGTATCATTCTCAGGGACAAGCAAAGCGCGAAACATAATTGACGTGTTGCTAAACCGTACACGTCTGATCCAGACAACACAGCTGATATTTTACTTcaccaaaacataaatttatccaaataaaagcaaacataACGCGTATGTATTTACAGTAAAATTATTCTGCGTCTAActgcatattttatttgatttccTTTGCCTCTCTGAATGATACAGCCTCTTTAAATTATCAACAGGAGTATAAATCGCCATAGCATACACAGTATTAGTAAAAGTGTACTTTGACAACTGTCCAAGCTTGCTGTTGATGAAGTTCTACCGATGGAGCAGTCAACGCTGGAGGAGGGGAGACACCTGAGCTTACTGTGAACAAAGTCTTACCGTTGGAGCAGTCGACCTATTAGGAGGGGAAATATATGAGAAAGAGGAGAAAGTCTTACCGTTGGAGCAGTCGACCCTGTAAGAGGGGAGACACCTGAGCTTGCTGTGGTCCCATAACATGCCATACTCGCAGCTGCGGTATACGGGCTCCACCTTGGGTGGTTGGCCTTTCCCCCGGGTCACGTAGAAACACTGTACAAACATGGTGCAGTCCCTTGGATGGGGGTTGTACCCAACTGTGTTCTTAATGGTCGCATTGTCACACACATCTGTTTATAGTAAGAGTATGTGATTAACAGGAATagtaaatatcttcaattatTTCACGTCTATCACTCTTGTCTACGAgtgattatataaaaaaatataatgtatgtaatGGCTTGATTAAGgacaattattgaaaaatattttaaatatctttttaatgtTGACATGTGAGGCTTTTCCGGACAGTTAAACGTACACAAATGTGTTAATTGGTACgaaatttatgttaaaactaCGCAAACTTCCAGAACCACCCACATACTGTTGTCATGTGATATAACTGCTTACTTGGTTCTTTAAGCTGGACCTGGGCGTTGGTGACGTGGAGGAGTACCACGGCACACAGGCAGCCGAGAATCACACTGCTGGTAACACAGCGCGTCATAAAAATGCCTAAAATACAGTACATTTAGCGTGCAGGTATTGCCAAGCAATGCAATTAAAGTTCTTTAAATCCAGACAATTGCAGCATTCGAAATAGAATTTAAATGTTAGGAACTCACCGACAATAAATTAATTCCAAAATAGAAGTAATGAAACTGACTCGTAAGGGCGAACAATGTCTTAAACTGAACATCTATCACCGTATAACGCTTAAATACCGTAAGCGTGAATCGAACGTCTGCCATTGGGCAGACAAAAGCACGTGTGGCTGACGTTAATTTTCAGAGTAATTATTAAAGTGGGCATGGACCGTAAACGTGCGTCAATGTGAATTAACGACTTCCTATGAAGTAATTAGCAAAGCGTCAAACCCAGTCACAAACAGGCGCTTTTTATTTATGGTTTTGTCATTGATTACACCGCAGTGCACATAATGCCTATTTTAAGcgtttacatgtttttattcatatattgacatttagttcaaatttgtataacatgtagtattgtgttttgtttgaaccACTAAAGTCTCTTATAACTCATAAAATGAGAGACGATACATTTTCTGTTAGTATCCACAGCCGACGGATATAGATTGGGCAtggtccgtcagtccgtccgtccggagTCATTACAATGTAACCCATAAACAGAAAAGAATTAAGTTTATGTAAAGATTTATGTAGGGTTTGGTTTgcggtcaccaagccggacaaatggGGTTTCTCCGGGTACTCAGGACcgcactctcgcgcaacatcgtgccaacgagagtgacttagtataaactatcatagctttcttctaAACTTCTtcataacttttaaacaaaggTAACAGCGGCATGCGTCTAGAACTGTTACAAGGGTCAAGCGTCTAGCAAGATAACAAGGTCATGCGTCTAGCAAGGTAACAAGGGTCAAGCATCTAGCAAGGTAACAAGGGTCAAGCGTCTAGCAAGGTAGCAACGTTGTGCGTCTAGCAATGTAGCAATGATTATGCGTCTAGCAAGGTAGCAAGGTCAAGCGTCTAGCACGGTAGCAAGGGTCAAGCGTCTAGCAATGTAGCAATGGTCAAGCGTCTAGCAAGGTAGCAATGGTCATGGGTCTAGCATGTAACGACGTCATGTGTCTAGCAATGTAGCAAGGCCAAGCGTCTAGAAAGGTAGCAAGGTCAAGCGTCTAGCAAGTAACAACGTCATGTGTCTAGCAATGTAGCAAGGTCATGAGTCAAGCAATGTAGCAAGGTCAAACGTCTAGAAATATAGCAAGCTCAAACGTCTAGCAAGTAACAACGCCATGTGTCTAGCAATGTAGCAAGGTCATGCGTCTAGAAGTAACAACGTCATGTTTCTAGCAATGTAGCAAGGTCATGCGTCTAGCAAGGTAGCAAGGTCATGCGTCATGCAAGGCAACAAGGGTCATGCGTCTAGCAATGTAGCAAGGTCAAGCGTCTAGAAAGGTAACAAGGCCATGCGTCTAGCAATGTAGCAAGGGCATGCGTCTAGCAAGGTAGCAAGGGTCAAGCGTCTAGCAAGGTAGTAAAGGCATGCGTCTAGCAAAGTAACAAGGGCATGTGTCTAGCAGGGTAGCAAGATCAAGCGTGTAGCAAGGCAACAAGGTCTTGCGTCTAGCAATGTAGGAAGGTTGAAGCGTCTAGCATGGTAACAAGGGCTTGCGTCTAGCAAGGTAACAAGGTCATGCGTCTAACAATGTAGCAAGGTCATGCGTCTAGCAACGTAGGAATGGTCATGCGACTAACAAGGTAGCAAGGGTCATGCATCTAGCAAAGAAGCAAGGGTCATGCATCTAGCAAGGTAGCAAGGTCATGCATCTAGCAATGTAGGAATGGTCATGCATCTAACAAGGTAGCAAGGGTCATGCATCTAGCAATGTAGCAAGGGCAATCGCCTAGCAATGTAACAAGTTCATGCGTCTAGCAAAGTAGCAAGGGTCATGCATCTAGCAAGGTAGCAAGGTCATGCGTCTAGCAATGTTGGAATTGTCTTGCGTCTAACAAGGTAGCAAGGGTATTGCATCTAGCAAAGTAGCAAGGGCATGCGTCTAGCAAGGTAACAAGGTCATGCGTCTAGCAATGTAGCAAGGTCATGCGTCTAGCAAGGTAGCAAGGGCATGCGTCTAGCAAAGTAGCAAGGGCATGCGTCTAGCAATGTAACAAGGTCATGTGTCTAGCAAAGTAACAAGGGCATGCGTCTAGCAAGGTTACAAGGGTCAAGCGTCTTGCAAGGAAGTAAGGGCATGCGTCTAGCAAGGTAGCAAGGGCATGAGTCTAGCAATGTAACAAGGTCATGCGTCTAGCAATGAAGCAAGGCCATGCGTCTAGCAATGTAGCAATACTCATACGTCTAACAAGGTAGCAATGGTCATGCATCTAGCAAAGAAGCAAGGGTCATGCATCTAGCAATGTAATAAGGACATGCGTCTAGCAAGGTAACAAGGCCATGCGTCTAGCAATGTAACAAGGGCATGCGTCTAGCAAAGTAGCAAGGGCATGCGTCTAGCAATGTAGCAAGGTCATGTGTCTAGCAAAGTAACAAGGGCATGCGTCTAGCAAGAAAACAATGGTCAAGCGTCTAGCAAGGAAGCAAGGGCATGCGTCTAGCAAGGTAGCAAGGGCATGCGTCTAGCAATGTAATAAGGTC
Proteins encoded in this region:
- the LOC128232004 gene encoding protein PIF-like is translated as MTRCVTSSVILGCLCAVVLLHVTNAQVQLKEPNVCDNATIKNTVGYNPHPRDCTMFVQCFYVTRGKGQPPKVEPVYRSCEYGMLWDHSKLRCLPSYRVDCSNDLCKKGAPFYKHKDPNRCGAYYECVDGKPHARCCPKGQGFHPRRGCIDSASCTDMCPFEDRVPGCKQRPISGAPTKYQQYTDNGKWVTERCPSGRMFSAADCDCSITGLVKVGRVCKPDVKMTFDDGTIRDVSGNNYDVRGENVITHAGAAYFRGDSKLLVQPLRPSEHDEGNLIIKFKIREDARRGYRKPMQALFTNGHCGEEATVLILKVKGQMKGQAKKQTQHFMNMGATSVRMNTTINFAIINKPWTDVIYVFDGVKIEGRVCGAVKRDWCVGDLKQTSCGFQFGYADVMGFSGFIGLMDEIEIYRCKPLDTVINVNY